The DNA segment CTCCTtgtcgtccccgtcccccgccccccccagtcTTCTTCTCAATAATAGCTTTCTCAAACAGTGTGAATCTCGTCTCTTCTCTGAATGTTCCTGTTTCTCTTAGCTGACTACAAAGACAAGACCCTCAGGAAGACCCTTAGACGTCTCTTCTTTTAGAAACGTAGATAAATTGAATCTCACTGGTAAGTTGAAAGGCCAAAATGAGATAACTGAGCTCCTCTAGTCTATGTCTTGTTTACTGTTACCATTATTTGACAAGAAATACCTGCTGACGACACACAGAATTTGCAGAAATTGCAGCAGGAATTTTTACTTGTTTCTTCAGGCTAGACTGTCTGGGTGAGAGGATCAGAGTCAAAGCCATGGGGTGCAATTTAGCAGGAAACAGTTCAAGGcttgttatttaattttatttttctctaacaaTCTTGGGAATTATTAGCAGGTTAAAACAGAGGAGGCAAAAGATCAGAATACATGGATGACTGTGATCCAGCCGTGCAAAAAATGGAGCATAAACCTGGTCTAGAACAATGACATTTTCCAAGCAATTACAGCATCGATAAGGTTACACCTCAGGATATTAGTGCAATCATACTAGATCACGGTGTATCAGTCTGGTCACCACCTTGCAAGCATCAGAGGATTACCCTGAGTGATTTACTCTACTCCAGGCTACCTACGGAGGGGTCAATACTTTTTAATTATAAAGGACAATGTGACCAATTGTCATCGAATCCTTTATGCCCATGACTGCTACTTTTGAGGTTCAGGTCCAAGAAATCAAAATGCCCTAGAACAGTGTCtttgattttatgttttcaaGGTATCCTCACAGCTTTCGAGAAGCATTTACCTGTTACCATGCTCTTCCTCAATtttactagggaaaaaaaagaatttgcaatattaattattcagtatctcaaaacaataaaaaataaattataccaGTCAAAGGACCTGGAATGCTAGTTGAAAGTTGAACCCATCAGTTCTGTAGAAAAACTAAGCCATTTTAACAGAGGGTTATTTCAGTACCAGAATACCttagaaatacctgaaggaaaaagaactaCTGGAAGAGCAACCATTTACTGAAGAAGCCCCTCTATAACCTCACATCTGGAGAAATGCTAGAGGCAAGGAGAACTGCCACGTGCAAATAGGTAGGCAGATTAAAAAGTCTTTGTATTGGATTCATCAGCTGATGTTGACatttcagtatatatatatatttttattcttgtcttGAGGAACAGTTGAGTGAGCTCTGGAGCAATAGAAGCCATTGACTGTATTGTTGTGTTGGAGTCTATGCAGCAGGAGACTACCCCGATTTATCTGTGCTGACAACAAGATCTGCCTATGAGGGAAAGAAGCAAAGCTCCCTGCTTAAGCAGCAGTGGCGCTACTCAGAGCTGAGCAGTGTCCAAATACCCCCACTTCAACTTGGTGTTCTGCAAAACTGAAATACTTAAATATCGATCATGCCTGCATTATTATCACACCTATAAAACTGTTTCTGAGGCTGTTGCTGGCTCAGAAGCATAAACTTTTCTCCTAAAATACGTTCATGTGGGTTTATATTTAGCTTCTTCATTACTCACCTGCTTCACGGGATTGTGTCAAActacctggaaaaaaacaaagaaacttttaaaaatttttaaacaaGGTGTCTATTGAGAATATTGAAGcataatttcaaaatttctcattttaaaatgagatttttttcagaaatccaCTGTTCTACAAGCTAAAATCATATTCTGTGCCTGTAAATACCTGTGATCATACAAAACGGCATGTCATAGTAGTGACCTCCCTCTAAAAGATGCTCTGTGCATTCACACACGTGCAGCCCCCACCCATACGCTACTTTTAACTATACATCTgttaattttttctctctccctctcattcCCATATGTTTCTCTCTGAATCTGAcgttaaaatgttatttatgttttcattaactgTGTTTTGCATTGTAGATGAAAACTTCCATATCAACTGTTGTAGGCGGAAATACTTACTGTTTCGTTTATAACCTATagcagcaataacagctatattAAGAAACAGAATTACAAGGAAGGCCGTCATCCAAGGTGAAGTGGAAGGAAAGAAGACATCTGTAAAATATAAATGGCGTTACCTTCACTGAACGTTTGTGAAACAGCTGAGAGAGGCTCCAGTGGCCAAAGCATATGCATCTAGTGCCGTGTTGTTTGCTGTAATGTATCCTTTACAGTCTCCTCCTGCCACCCCTGAAGGTTGCAGGTCTCCCCTGAATCCCAAAACATCCATGTGCTGCGCGGCCAGCTGTTCCAGGCCATCAGAGAGAGTATTAGATGCCTATGTGCAGGTAATCAAACTGTGCTCCTACACTGCACAGACTCACACTCATTCAGACTCAGACTGCCATGGGTAGAGGCATGCTTGGGGAAGCTACCTCTTTATGAGGGATATACGCTGAGCCGCCCATCTCCGAGGCCTCTACTTGCACTCTTGAACCACAAGATGAAGTCTTCAGCAAAGCAGAACTGTTTTCAGTGGCATTTcaggtggaaaatatttttgaaataaagttgCCTACTTTCCAGACTAGGAATCATCCAGAGGGAGGCACATGCTGAAGCTCAGAGTGATCATGGTGGTGTTAGGAAGAGAGAAGGGGATGGGAGCAGACACTTAGCATTCCCTGTCAGCATACTCCAGCTGTCTCAGGTCATTGTGCTGGGTACCCTGGCAGCATTGCAGGGCCTTTGTTCTCCCCATTGGCACTTCTAAATCCTTCCCTCTCCAAACCGGCACAGTGCTCTCAGGTGGCAGCTAACGAGAGCTCTGCATTAGTATTTATAGCTAAGAGGTTTCTTGAATGTAACAAGTAATCTAAGACATAAAGATGGACTTCTTATCATGTTATCCATCTAAATGCTAGTCGTTTGTGCTTGGGCTGGGTGTCCAGGATCACTCCAGGGTCAATGGAGAGACAACGGACAGCAGCCTACCAACTGGTCCTGACAGCGATTGATCCTGGAGGTCACTCACCTGAAATCAGGACTCGGGATTCACACATTGCATTGAGACGGTTATTGACTACTCTGCAGGAGACTTCCTTGTCAGATCCTGGTTCGAGATTCATGGAACTTACAACATCAAAAAAGCCTGAAGAAGTCTTTGTGCTTTGGGCGGTCACTGCCTCCTTCCGTGTCTGTCCTTTGCTGTTCAGCCAAACTACTTTGGGCTCTGGAAACCACCCCTGTGACTTGCAGGTGAGGCCGATGCCCTGACCCACGTGACCatccaggaaaacagaagactcATCACCTTTAGCTAtagaacagcaaacaaacaagctcCAACAAACAGGAAACAAGATATTCTCTCACCAAAGAGTACATGGTGGGAAGGTCTTCCCCAGATTTATCTATAAACACAGTGTGTAAATTCATCAGGTTTGAAATTTTAGTTCTCATTAAATTGCTCGTAAATATCTCTTCCTGTCTTCCATTAAAATGGGACATTTGTACGTAACTTCCCTTCTACAGTCCTGACAGAGACAGATCTTTGGACTGATTTTTGTTGTCTCCACGaacaactggaattaaaataaagcagcGTTGCACTGACTGGAAATTTGTTGGTAAAACAAAGTTGGACAACACCATGAATAGAAGAAGATTGGAATACTGGGCAGAATATGAGATGATGTGTAGGGCAAGAGTGCGAGAAATGGGTTGCAGTACCAAATGCAGCTTCAGTCAGGCTTCAGTTGCTTCACCTCTGCAAAAACAGGCTTGTTTTACTGTAGGATTCATCTCTCTCCTACcttcaaatgttttaaagctaAGGTGTTGGCTACGCTTCCTCTGTAAGACATGGCAAAAAGACATCTATAACTATTCAGAGTCTGCTGGCAATAGAGGTAGCCTAAGCTATAGCAGAGGCTGGTCTTTCACATGGCTAAGAGCAAGTGAGATGAATTCAACCCATTGATACCCCATAGACCTTTCTGATGTTATATAACCGGGATGAGGAAGAAGTAGCAAATGCCTGTCATTCCACTCACCTGCCACATCCAGGTCAACAACCACTTCATCATACCAATTCTCAAAAAAGACACTGCAGGTGTATTTCCCTTTGTCCGAGAGCATGACATTTTTCAGGTGAAGAGACACGTTTCCCTTATtaaattcagactgaaaaaaatttgTTCTGCCCTGGTATGTCTCGTCCTCACGAACTGGACTGAGTGTGTTTTTTCCATCATAAGCGGTCACATCAATTTTTTTTGAGTTTCCAGTAAATATCCACTGAACGGAAAGTCTCTCAGGGATTATCTTAACTTTCAGCTGACAGGGCAGGATGACTCCTTTTCCAATGACTCCAGTGACAGGCTTGTCAGGAGGAATAATTTTATACTGGCCTGCAAGAAGATATAGATGTAAATCTCacctgtcatagaatcatagaataatactttgggttggaagggacctttaaaggtcacctagtccaacccccctgccatgggcagggacatcttcaactagatcaggttgctcagagccccgtccaacctgaccttgaatgtttccagggatagggcatccaccacctctctgggcaacctgtgccagtgtttcaccaccctcagtgtggAAAAtgtctcccttatatctagtctgaatccaccctcttttagttgaaaaccattcccccttgtcctattgcaacaggccctgctaaaaagcctggccccatctttcttataagcccccttgaagtactgaagggctgcaataaggtctccccagagccttctcttctccaggctgaacaaccccaatgctctcagcctttcctcacaggagaggtgttccatccccctgatcatttttgtggccctcctctggacccgctccagcaggtccatgtctttcctgtgctgagggctccagagctggactcagtaCTGTCACAAATGTTCTCATTAGCACTTCCTATAGGAAACTGGAATACATACAGGTACGTGAATGCAAGAAAAAGGAGCTATTCTGCTCtggtaaaaatcagaaaatgctcTGGACCAGGATGTTATCTCAAGAGCAAGTTCCATGATCTCCCACTGTAAAGGCTCGTTTACCAGGCAGAGACTGATGGGACAAGAGGATTGGATAGGAAGATATCCTGTGACAGTAATCAGATCACGTCTCTGTAGGTCCATATGAGCATATACAAGCACAGTTTTGTACCGAAGGTCCCTGCCATCCTCTGCCATCCTTCACCACTACCACTTATCCTAAGAACAGAAGCGTAACTTCAGGGAGATGCTGCTGAAAATACTGAGCTCAGTTTGTAGACTGGTTCAAAGGTAGAAATGGCATGTCTATCATGCAGAAAGGCTAGCTCATTTTGTAAAGCTGGAACGCACAAAGGCAGTATTTTACCTACCTAATTTCAGATGTCCATAATCTTTTCACCGCTGCATTCAGTGATGAAACAAACCACAGTAagtacatttcatttcaaaagcaggctactgtcctgctttcggcagggatagagttaattttcttcctagtagctgatgtagtgctgtgttttggatttagcatgagaataatgtgataacacactgatgttttagttgttgctaagcagtgtttatactaagtcaaggacgtttcagcttcccatgctctgccagcgaggaggtgcacaagaagctgggagggaggacagctgacccaaatttgccaaagggatattccataccataggaagtcatgctcagtatataagctggggggagctggccagggggcagcgaaagctgctcagggactgactgggtgtccGTCGGTGGTTGGTGAGTGTTTGCATCACCTCTTGTGGggattttgggtttggggtttggtttttttccccttcctgggttttgttcctctctctttctctctctctctctctctctcattgttttactttccattacaatttattgttgttgttgtaataattattttattatttcaggtattaaactgttcttatctcaacccatgagttttctcacttttgttcttctgattctctccctcatccctccagtggggggagagtgagcgagcggctgtgtggtgcttagttgccgactggggttaaaccacgacagctactTGTTGCAAAATGGTCGCTAGTGAAAAAGGACAAGCTTTATGTTGAGGTTTAACAGCAAAAATACTAATGGCCCTTTACAGAGTTTACTTTCCCATTCAGTTAGAATGTACTCCCATACTCTAAAGTGGGAGATAGAAAAAGGAACCGAGGCTTTCTCAGCATGATAAAGTGACAGGGTCAACTAAGGTGAAAAATTACtccaaaacagagaaaggaagctCCCCGAAAAACagtcggggggggagggggggggggaggcgggcctGTGAATCTATTCATAATCCTATGTTGAAGGTTTAAGTGAGGCTTTAGTATTGCCTGGGCCTTGTGTCATCTACATGGTTGAAAGGTATGAAGATTTCATACAATGCTACTGTTTGGTTCTGGCTTCAGAAAATGTGTGGAGGGAACGGTGAGTGTCTGCTATTCATATAAAAAAAGAGGTATTGCTACAAATACGttgcaaataaaatatgcattgccaaaaaacccccacaaatctactttttaaaataattatttatttattttatttctagatcTATCCAGTCACTCTAGAAATTAgatgtctttttaaataaaattgtgatTAGAACATAACCTAGATTTACCTGTGAGCGAATGAATTATCTGTAGGAAAATAATGATGTGAAGAGCTGTCACCTGCTGATATCGAGAACCCATCGCCTTGCAGTTTTGTAAGACATCAGTAAGCAAAACTTCCGGGGCAAATCTTACCAGATTCCTGTAATGTTTTCAAGCACAGAACAGAAAACGAGAAGAGTGAATCAAACTAGAGCCATACATTTCTCTATGTATCGCTGTATATGGAGTGACACAAGGGCAAATCCTCAGAGGCGTTTAGGTACCTTTGAGCGATATTAGGAAAATGACAGAAGCAGCTGTTTTTAAGGGAAGTCAGTCAATTAAGTTGTGATTTTAAGACTTACACTTGACAACCAGAGAAAAAAGAGGTATTTTTGAGAGACTGAGAAGGACACTATATTGGATCTTAAGGGCACTTCACCGGCCTGGTCCCCAAGTGTCCATGAGACACTCAGTGTTCAGGAAACTTCTAGCTAGGATAGCAACATTTTTCTAGGTGACATGAGGCTAAATCTAAACCCCATAGGATGTGTCTGACTTCAGGCAGGTGAGACCATGAGACAGGCAGAAGTCTTTGTCATTCATTTCCAAGTCCTGCTAGACAGCATCTACCGTACACTGAAACTCCATATGTTGTTTCTCTTACTCATACTTGCCTGGTCAAAACTTCTGTTGTCATTGTTAGTTGGAGGAAGAATCGAGGATTTCTAGAAAGGATCTTCAAAAATGCCAGAAGGCAAAAAATGAATTTCTACatcatttctgttttgaataaaATGCTTACACACTTCTAACATCAGCAGATGCACATGCCATTTGAACCCATGGATTCAACTTGGGAAATTCCTGACCTAAGTAACACACATTGGCTTGCAAATGATTATTCCAGGCCCGTACAGCCAGTAAAAGCAGCAATGGGTGGAATTCACCTGCTGTATATCAGTTAAGTAAGGATGTTTGGATCCTTGGAGAGAAATACGTAGGTAAGAGGAAGCAACCTATCGATTGCTGTAAAGAAAGTCAGAGAGGATACACTGGCATGCACATTCTAGGGGTGTAGATTTAGGTGCACAGAATCTCATTCAATGTTTCCATAgtttttttagtataaaatgtAAGTACTTTCCTCCACCCAGAGCTTTTCATGtgaactctgaaaaaaattagaCCAACCTAGACCACTCGTATGACCAAACTCAACATCGGAAGGGACTGAGCCCAGAAGCATTTCTGTTCAGTGCAAGGTCTGCAGAATACGATTGGTGCTCATTTCCTTGTGAAGGCTAACCCATGTGTACCTTTGCTTTCCTAACAAAGGAGAAGCAAGAAGCAGTAAAGAGTCGAAAATGAAGCTAGGGACTGCAACTGCAGAACGCCAAGCCCATTGTCATAATCTGCACTCATTCATTGCTATTTCTGTTGAACGATTAACTGTCCACCCAAATGCAAAGCTAGCTTTCCCAAGATCTAGAgtgaatgaaggaagaaaaaaaaggattaaaaactgCAGCAAAGGTACAGAGCCTTGTCTGTCTCGCTTTCGATTTATTTGTTTTACACTCCTCCAAATAAAGCGAAAGGCTCTCAGACACAGgccaaaaattttttttaaaaagggaaagacagaaaagaaatgccaCAGATTTGTACCATTCACCAGCTGGAAAATTTAGCAAAGACTTATTGTTTGCACTTAGATGAATGTAGAAATCTGTATCCTTTACCTTGATTATCTACAGAATAAATTTATACCTGAGTTATACTTCATTAATTCAGATTATCTGTGTCATGGCATATATAATAAGTCATAGTGGTATATGCCTACCAGACAAACATATAACAAGTCTATATTTCTGACActaaaagagcaaataaatttGCTTTCATAAGTGGAAATACGTTTCAGAATCCGCACGCTGCAGTCCTCAAACCAACCCCATCATCCATCACAACAGTTTCAGCAAACTATCTCTTTTGAGCAACCTAGCAAATAACAATTAACATTTCCGTGACTAATCTCTTTAATAAAGGTTGCTAGCAGGTCGCATCTGATTCAAAACTAAAATCATAGATCAGATTTAGGCATTATCCACTCTCAAGCAAGCAGACTGTTTTATTCATTACGTTAAGgcagtaaataaaaagaaacttcaaTGACCTTTAACAAGTTCATTAGAACGGCACCCACAAATGGCAGTAACATATTCCCACTGATCCAGGCAGGAAAGAAGCCTTTTTAATTCCGGACTGGAATCATCCCCTGGGGGCAGTAAATAGCAAACCGCCAGCTCAACGCTAATGCAAACACCTTCACAAACCTAATAATTCACAATTCTGTTTCAGCCAGATTTTGGTTCCTTACCTGAATAGCAAGATCCAAAGTAGCCATTTTAAATTCAGCATGGATTATGGCAGTGGGGAACCCTTGGCTTGTATTACCTGAACATTCgcactttctttttccatatcTATAGAGGGGATAGACTTCACTAATTTCCTCACTAAAGCTTACAGGTATTAAAACCTGAACTTTCACCACGAGCAATTTTTTGCCCTTGGGTGCAATATTCCAGCCAATATCTGCAGATACCAACAACCTATAGTAGGAGACATCCAAAGGCTTGATTTGCCTACACACCTAGATCCAAAGTACAGCAAGAGGATTATGTTTCAAATCATTTTGCACCTGCGCAGTGCAACTCATTTTCTAGTATGGCTTTCCGACAATTAAATAAAACTGAGCAAGCAGCATGAATGGGAGGTAGAGAAACCAAAATGGGGTGTTGCATGAGCCCATTACCCACTAGGAAGATTTGAAGTTAGAAGTAGGAATATACAAGACAGAGACCGGGTAGGAAACCACAGAAATGTAGAAATTGTGTAATTTCAAGTGCAAGACCTTATGATTCAATTACACCAGCTTTATTTATGTAttgaagagagagaggaagttAAGATCTGCAGTGAGCAGGAAAATATCATTTTATGTTATTACGACATTCCcactttatttctttatgaagcatatcctttttttttttcccctgatcaaCAAAGTGACTAAAAGCTTTCTGTTCAACAGGTTTCCTTTCATATATCACCTTTCTCATAAGGTAAGTCAGGTGTATAAGAAGAATTTGTCAGACCTAAAATATTCCTGCCTTAATTCTTCAAAGCTGAATCAAATTCAGCAGAACCAAGAAGTTGTGCCTAAAAGGTCTATGGACTTTGGTCCGGGTCATTAAAAATCCCCCAGGCAGAATATTGCATTCCTGGGCATTGGTGGCACCATCCAAACCTGGATGATATGGGGAGTCCAGTTGAGAAATTCTACCCTAACTACTATGGTGATCTCAGACAACTCTTCCTCCACCTGCATCCCTAAAGAAGTTAATTCAGGCTTTATATGTGCCCATTTTCTAGACGGGGTCATCACTGATGAGGTTGCAAGATGGACCTGCAGAATTCACCTCATCAATGAAGAACCCATCTAGGAAATGTCAAGGTTCACATGAGAAAGCATCACATTTTGCCTTCTTGATGTCATCGTAGGGTCCATCATTCTGCAGGTTCTTTTTCAAGCAATCTCCCCCatgctttcttcagttttgtctCTGGAAAGACCATCTTGCAAAACTGTTTCATGCTCCTTCAAAAGTCTCCTTTGCTATGTGACTGTAGGATTTAACACAAATGCACCAGTGCCAGATGTCCTggtgtaaagagaaaaaaatatttttttctttagttatctTGGAGGGTGATTGAGAGTAGGTCCAACTGAGTGTTGAGCAAAACCCAACAGGTTTTGTTATGTTAtggttatgttatgttatgttatgttatgttatgttatgttatgttatgttatgttatgttattttCCCAGACAGCATTTCAGCTAGCTCAAGAACTCCAGCTATGCAGTTTCTACAGGAAAATAGATTACGACTGTAGCCCTACTACACAGATTAGTTCCCTTGGAATAGCACAAATACTTGACTTTCTCTGGACAAATAAGCAACTGTTTTCACAGACCTTACAGAAACTTCGTAGCTCTGAGAAACTCCACTGCTCAATCAAATTGGAATAAATTGGATCAAATTATCCTCAAAAGTTAGAAGTGTGAAAGCGAAGGGCACAGTTTGCCTTGGCAATCTCTGTTTTCACAGCCATGCCTttgtttcaagaaataaaaaaaatctggcaaaacACCTAATCAGCATTTTGGCTGGCATTTTCAGTCAAGAGtagcttttgtatttctgtggcaaaaagaaagaaaaacaggacaaaagacagaccccccccaaaaaaaaaaaacaacaaacaaaaaagaaaccccaaaaagCAAAGTATACTATTATACTGCCACACATAAAAGCTCTGGGACATCCCCTTTTCAAGAATTTTTGGTACAATCTGGATATAGAAAGGGAGACAGCAGTCTCCTGAGAGCACTAAATGCTTGTTCACAGGATGGCCAGGAGTCAGAAAAACTGAAGgataaaaatgagaggaaaattgGCTGAAAtaggcaggaaataaaaagaacaatatGGAAAAAACATCCCAACACCACCAAGATTCAGATATATTGGCAAACAAAGGGAAAGACTTGAGCGTGTGATAGAAAAGAAGTGCCCTGCTACGTTGTTCATGACATACTTGTAAGTCTTACTGCAGTGCTTTCTGGCTAAATGCTGGTTGAACAGAGAATGATTTTGCACGGGGAGGAACATCCCTACCTTGTTCCAGCCAGGAGTATAGAGAGATGAACTGGGAAGCAAGAAGCTGTTCTGGTCTTGCAGTATGAATCTTGGCAGCTACCTTTTCCCCAGTCATACTGCCCAATCCTCGCTAGCCCTATTGGATGTGGAAAATGCAATCACAAGCTTCAGTGGTAATAAAGATATGAGGACAAAGGTTCACCACAACCATATCCCACAGAGAAGTCTTCAGGTTCTTACAATTCAGGTAAGAAATTATACTTTTGCTAAATCCATGAAGAAAACCCATTGCATTTACTATGATACTTGAATTAACTGGTGTGGAGTTGGTCCGTTGCACTGACAGGAATGAACCTGCCTGCTGTAGATGCATTATTGCCATTTTCAGATGGGAATACCTCTCTCTGACAGCACTTGATTTTATCACTGATTGGAGACgtgagaaaaaacacagaaaagcagaggaaatcagGAGCTGTTATATCTATAATTAAGTTGTGTTGTGCCCTTTCAGCTCACTAGTCAGTTTGCGTTACGTATCTTTACTGTGAGTATGCTGTGAGTATGGATTAGTTCAGCAGTGAGTTGAAAGCAAATGTCTTGGGAGGAATTTGGAGAGAGTCCCATTTGTTAAATCAcaagtttctctttaaaatgctgaTGTACGTCAACAGGGAGAGCGCTATAGTAACATTGCCCCATgaggttgtttggggtttttttactagaagaaaggaaaagggaaaaaaagagtagtCTGCTAACATCAAAAGACTAGGTGAAATGCTTTAAACTcctcactgaaaggaaaaaattgcCAAAGAATGTAATAAAGGGTTTCTGGAAGACAAAGGTAAATACAGCTGAATAAAGGCGGCAAAGAGTATATTTCTTTTGCGCCATTTAGGTAGTTAAATTTGTtaagatgaggaaagaaaagatgtCCTGC comes from the Aptenodytes patagonicus chromosome 20, bAptPat1.pri.cur, whole genome shotgun sequence genome and includes:
- the LOC143169242 gene encoding butyrophilin subfamily 3 member A2-like, which produces MGSRYQQVTALHIIIFLQIIHSLTGQYKIIPPDKPVTGVIGKGVILPCQLKVKIIPERLSVQWIFTGNSKKIDVTAYDGKNTLSPVREDETYQGRTNFFQSEFNKGNVSLHLKNVMLSDKGKYTCSVFFENWYDEVVVDLDVAAKGDESSVFLDGHVGQGIGLTCKSQGWFPEPKVVWLNSKGQTRKEAVTAQSTKTSSGFFDVVSSMNLEPGSDKEVSCRVVNNRLNAMCESRVLISDVFFPSTSPWMTAFLVILFLNIAVIAAIGYKRNSSLTQSREAEKERLKTELDFWEARSHAVPITVNPDCRVLELQVPGAPGVESNASEPAGPNAPSTVPVLVGKEGFAAGKHYWEVEVGQQQDWVLGVVREKGRQEEEGTLPGEDCWALHRSQGEIFSSKGDRGIEKQNISYSVIGVLLDLEEGQLNFYEAEVKFIMVRMPLRLGKEPAEKFYPFLSKREGALTPLIRPVLTPVPLETL